From Juglans regia cultivar Chandler chromosome 6, Walnut 2.0, whole genome shotgun sequence, the proteins below share one genomic window:
- the LOC109017264 gene encoding class V chitinase-like: MAFSACTDSVVKSGYWFFGRDFNWPVSKIPSELFTHLYAGFAKVDDDGTVSTVLEQYSDQFRTFTDTVRVRCPQVKTLLSISGEGSPISPVVADTEKRQTFIRTSIELAWDLGFDGLDLGWLYPSNDDQKDQLSHFLNEWRSAVDKEVKKTLQNFTKTKPLLLTAAVFYHSVNNTFNYPIQAINEKLDWINVLAIDFYTPKSDSSPEETGPYKYKNGILNPKSFSGFFAPANTAKIDPVAYRDVQKEVELWRGIYETVYDSNYIAVYWHEINGEKWIDYDDALCIFGRVRGARTRNLGGYFAWHLATDDDN, translated from the exons ATGGCTTTCAGTGCTTGTACTGATTCTGTTGTGAAATCCGGATACTGGTTTTTCGGGCGTGACTTCAACTGGCCAGTATCAAAAATACCTTCCGAACTCTTCACACATCTTTATGCTGGCTTTGCCAAGGTCGACGATGATGGCACGGTCAGTACCGTTCTTGAGCAATACTCGGATCAATTCCGAACCTTCACCGACACCGTTCGAGTACGATGCCCTCAAGTGAAAACTCTTTTATCCATCAGTGGTGAAGGCTCTCCGATATCTCCAGTGGTGGCAGATACAGAAAAGCGTCAAACATTCATAAGGACCTCCATAGAACTAGCCTGGGATTTGGGTTTCGATGGTCTGGACCTCGGCTGGCTGTACCCCTCCAATGACGACCAGAAGGACCAGCTTAGTCACTTCCTCAATGAATGGCGATCTGCAGTGGACAAAGAAGTCAAGAAGAct TTACAGAATTTTACAAAGACAAAGCCGTTGCTTCTTACTGCAGCAGTGTTTTACCATTCGGTCAATAATACTTTCAATTATCCCATTCAAGCTATTAATGAAAAGTTGGACTGGATCAACGTACTGGCCATTGACTTCTATACTCCGAAGTCTGACTCATCACCCGAGGAGACTGGACCG TATAAGTATAAGAATGGAATACTCAACCCGAAATCCTTTTCTGGATTCTTTGCACCGGCTAATACAGCAAAGATAGACCCCGTGGCCTACAGAGATGTCCAGAAAGAAGTTGAACTCTGGAGGGGTATTTATGAAACTGTGTATGATAGCAACTATATTGCTGTTTACTGGCATGAAATTAATGGGGAGAAATGGATTGATTATGATGATGCATTGTGCATCTTTGGAAGGGTAAGAGGGGCAAGGACTCGTAATTTGGGCGGTTACTTTGCATGGCATCTGGCCACCGATGACGACAATTAA